The Flavobacteriales bacterium genomic sequence TATTGTGTTGGAATTGGGCTGTGGAAAAGGAGAATACTCGGTAGCTCTTGCAGAAAGGAATCCAGATAAAAACTACATAGGAGTTGATGTTCGCGGTGAAAGATTATACCATGGTGCCAAAAACGCTTTAAATAATAAACTTACAAACGCCGCTTTCATTAGAACCTATATTGAAAGGATAAATCTCTTTTTTGCCAAGGATGAGATAGATGAACTTTGGTTTACTTTTCCCGATCCTCAATTGAAAAAAAGCAGAATTCAAAAACGACTTACCTCTCCTGGGTTTCTCGATTTATATCGTTCTTTTTTAAAACAGGGTTCTAAAGTTCACCTCAAAACGGACAGTGAACCGATGTTTGAGTACAGTAAAGAAGTTGCTGAAGAATTAAAGTTAGAAATCTTAATAGCTACTAATAATCTTTATGCCGGAGAACATATGGAGATCTTGGATGTAAAAACTTATTACGAAAACATCTATCT encodes the following:
- the trmB gene encoding tRNA (guanosine(46)-N7)-methyltransferase TrmB; this translates as MAGKNKLMRFEALKTFDNVFQQDMDEIKDGFRLQGKWAKEYFKNDNPIVLELGCGKGEYSVALAERNPDKNYIGVDVRGERLYHGAKNALNNKLTNAAFIRTYIERINLFFAKDEIDELWFTFPDPQLKKSRIQKRLTSPGFLDLYRSFLKQGSKVHLKTDSEPMFEYSKEVAEELKLEILIATNNLYAGEHMEILDVKTYYENIYLKEGLNICYLNYLFK